From the genome of Polyangiaceae bacterium, one region includes:
- a CDS encoding roadblock/LC7 domain-containing protein, translating to MFKEALQGVVDGTDGGLASLLMDFEGIPLESYARDDSPFDIEAVGAEVSVVVKAIQRATEMLEAGDTKEVAFKSGRMITLIRVINENYFVALTLSPEGNLGKGRFLLRVLAPKLSEELA from the coding sequence ATGTTCAAGGAAGCGCTCCAGGGCGTCGTCGACGGCACGGACGGCGGGCTTGCCAGCCTGTTGATGGACTTCGAAGGGATCCCCCTGGAGAGCTATGCGCGCGACGATTCTCCGTTCGACATCGAGGCCGTGGGCGCGGAAGTGAGTGTGGTCGTCAAAGCCATCCAGCGTGCAACCGAAATGCTGGAAGCCGGCGACACCAAAGAAGTCGCGTTCAAGAGCGGACGGATGATCACGTTGATTCGTGTCATCAACGAGAACTACTTCGTCGCCTTGACGTTGTCGCCCGAAGGCAACTTGGGCAAGGGCCGGTTTCTGCTTCGCGTCCTCGCGCCCAAGCTGAGCGAGGAGCTGGCGTAG
- the aroQ gene encoding type II 3-dehydroquinate dehydratase: MVLSGPNLDRLGAREPEIYGTLTLRQIHAALAEAAQALEVEVVCRQSNHEGLLIDWINAAEQERFDGILINPGALTHTSYALYDSLKGAGIPAVEVHLSNPDAREPFRRRSRVAPACIGRVAGFRADSYILALTALVRVLRQSESSA; encoded by the coding sequence TTGGTGCTGAGCGGTCCGAACTTGGATCGCCTGGGTGCGAGGGAACCCGAGATCTACGGAACGCTGACGCTGCGGCAGATCCACGCGGCTCTGGCCGAGGCCGCCCAGGCCCTCGAGGTCGAGGTCGTCTGTCGCCAGAGCAACCACGAGGGCCTCTTGATCGACTGGATCAATGCTGCGGAGCAGGAGCGTTTCGACGGCATCTTGATCAACCCCGGTGCGCTGACGCACACCTCCTACGCCCTCTACGACTCGCTAAAAGGCGCGGGCATTCCGGCGGTGGAGGTGCATCTGTCGAATCCCGACGCACGCGAACCCTTTCGCCGTCGCTCGCGCGTGGCTCCCGCATGCATCGGACGCGTGGCGGGGTTCCGCGCCGACTCCTACATCCTGGCGCTGACGGCGTTGGTGCGAGTGCTCAGGCAGAGCGAGAGTAGCGCGTAG
- the accB gene encoding acetyl-CoA carboxylase biotin carboxyl carrier protein: MEISLKQLRNLIATLEEGGIQEMEYEDEKLKLRLSFARGVGASPAVAIATPAQAVVTAARDAAGAAPAEAAGVFVTSPFVGTFYRAPSPDAEPFVEAGASVKKGQVLCIVEAMKLMNEIEADQAGTIEEILVENGESVEFGQKLFRLR; the protein is encoded by the coding sequence ATGGAGATCTCTCTCAAGCAGCTGCGAAACCTGATTGCGACCCTCGAGGAGGGAGGCATTCAGGAGATGGAGTACGAAGACGAAAAGCTCAAGCTTCGCCTGTCCTTCGCCCGGGGCGTTGGCGCGTCGCCGGCTGTGGCGATCGCAACGCCCGCTCAGGCGGTGGTGACGGCCGCCCGCGACGCGGCGGGGGCGGCTCCAGCCGAAGCAGCGGGGGTCTTCGTCACGTCGCCCTTCGTGGGCACGTTCTACCGAGCGCCATCGCCAGATGCGGAGCCCTTCGTGGAGGCGGGCGCCAGCGTGAAGAAGGGGCAGGTGCTCTGCATCGTGGAAGCGATGAAGCTCATGAACGAGATTGAAGCGGATCAAGCGGGAACGATCGAAGAGATCCTTGTCGAGAACGGTGAGAGTGTGGAGTTCGGACAAAAACTGTTCCGCCTGCGCTGA